Proteins from one Vicinamibacterales bacterium genomic window:
- a CDS encoding sugar ABC transporter ATP-binding protein, with protein sequence MPPSAGLQFQNVSRSFGAVRALRGVSFDVAEGEAHGLMGENGAGKSTLLKILAGIIQPDSGAIHWRGERLHLGSPREALERGIGMVYQEMLCFENLSVAGNIFAGRELTRGGRLQHAAMRQRTRLLLDELHLPVSPDAPAASLSTAYRQLLQVARALAFECRILVLDEPTTSLTDAETDHLFAVLEKLKARGTTLLYVSHRLPEVFRLCDRITVLRDGGYVETCDRREVTPDHIVRAMVGRDLPPRATRIAPSGSGLALSVDGLGRRPAFTNVSLTVNRGEIVGLFGLVGSGRSELLETIFGLYRAEAGRIRIDGEEVRVASPRDAVRAGIALVPEERQRQGLMFNLTVRHNLVLPEQTARGGRLVQTARERQTAHSLVERWRIKTAGIDVPPDSLSGGNQQKIVVAKWLATAPKVILLDEPTKGVDVGAKFEIHEIIRLEAARGAACLVASSDLPEVLSLSDRILVMREGCIQGQLLAADATEETVMRLATHDTVSPTPSRGGGPA encoded by the coding sequence GGTCAGCTTCGACGTCGCCGAAGGCGAGGCGCACGGGCTCATGGGCGAGAACGGCGCCGGTAAGTCGACGCTGCTCAAGATTCTCGCCGGCATCATCCAGCCCGACTCCGGCGCGATTCACTGGCGCGGTGAGCGGCTGCACCTGGGCAGCCCGCGCGAAGCGCTCGAGCGCGGCATCGGCATGGTGTACCAGGAGATGCTCTGCTTCGAGAACCTGAGCGTCGCCGGGAATATTTTCGCGGGCCGTGAATTGACGCGTGGCGGCCGGCTGCAGCACGCGGCGATGCGGCAGCGGACGCGCCTGCTGCTCGACGAGCTGCACCTGCCGGTGTCACCCGATGCTCCGGCCGCGTCGCTGTCGACCGCCTACCGCCAGCTGCTCCAGGTGGCGCGCGCGCTGGCGTTCGAGTGCCGGATTCTCGTGCTCGACGAGCCCACGACGTCGCTGACCGATGCCGAGACCGACCACCTGTTCGCCGTGCTCGAGAAGCTGAAGGCGCGCGGCACGACGCTGCTCTACGTGTCGCACCGGCTGCCGGAAGTGTTTCGCCTATGCGACCGCATCACGGTGCTGCGCGACGGCGGCTACGTCGAGACGTGCGACCGCCGCGAGGTCACGCCCGATCACATCGTCCGGGCGATGGTTGGGCGCGACCTGCCGCCGCGCGCGACCCGCATCGCGCCGTCCGGCTCCGGTCTCGCGCTGTCGGTCGACGGGCTTGGCAGGCGGCCGGCCTTCACGAACGTCTCGCTCACCGTCAACCGCGGCGAGATCGTCGGGCTGTTCGGGCTGGTCGGCTCCGGCCGTTCGGAACTCCTCGAGACGATCTTCGGCCTGTACCGCGCCGAAGCAGGCCGGATTCGAATCGACGGAGAGGAAGTCCGGGTCGCGTCGCCGCGCGACGCGGTACGCGCCGGCATCGCGCTCGTGCCCGAAGAGCGGCAGCGGCAGGGGCTGATGTTCAACCTGACCGTGCGGCACAATCTCGTGCTGCCCGAGCAGACGGCGCGCGGCGGACGGCTCGTGCAGACGGCGCGCGAGCGCCAGACTGCGCACTCGCTTGTCGAGCGGTGGCGCATCAAGACGGCCGGCATCGACGTGCCGCCGGACTCGCTCAGCGGCGGCAACCAGCAGAAGATTGTCGTCGCCAAGTGGCTGGCCACCGCGCCCAAGGTGATCCTGCTCGACGAGCCGACCAAGGGGGTCGACGTCGGCGCCAAGTTCGAGATCCACGAGATCATCCGACTCGAGGCGGCGCGCGGCGCGGCCTGCCTCGTCGCGTCGAGCGACCTGCCGGAAGTGCTCTCGCTGTCCGACCGCATCCTGGTGATGCGGGAGGGGTGCATCCAGGGCCAACTGCTCGCGGCGGACGCCACCGAGGAAACGGTCATGCGGCTCGCGACGCACGACACGGTCTCGCCAACACCGAGTCGCGGCGGAGGCCCGGCATGA
- a CDS encoding ABC transporter permease, whose amino-acid sequence MKRFWRAREFSTVCILVLEVLFFTWWLWPDGSRPHPFLNPGNFLLILKYSSIYGIAAIGAAIVIISGGIDLAPGAVMALSGVVAADLFVVQGWGLGPAMTAGVLVGLLSGLLTSVLIVLVRLPPFIATLGMMGITRGIAFIITQGQYFDVSSRLIGGWRPFGLPADWVAPIILIGLALVFQFLMTAFQWGRSVFAVGGNETAALFSGVAVGRVKTSVYVVSGILAAMSGVVLVLVQGQGKADLANGYELDIIASAVVGGASLSGGRGSVVGAVLGTLIFGVLRNALPQIPGATFYDRLIVGLVVIVIVVVDQLLLKKRG is encoded by the coding sequence ATGAAGCGATTCTGGCGGGCGCGCGAGTTCAGCACCGTCTGCATCCTGGTTCTCGAGGTGCTGTTCTTCACCTGGTGGCTCTGGCCCGACGGGTCGCGGCCGCACCCGTTTCTGAATCCCGGCAACTTCCTGCTGATCCTCAAGTACTCGTCGATCTACGGCATCGCCGCGATCGGCGCGGCGATCGTCATTATTTCCGGCGGCATCGACCTGGCCCCAGGGGCCGTGATGGCGCTATCGGGCGTCGTGGCCGCGGATCTGTTCGTCGTGCAGGGCTGGGGCCTGGGACCGGCGATGACGGCGGGCGTCCTGGTCGGCCTCCTGTCGGGGCTGCTGACGTCGGTCCTGATCGTGCTCGTTCGCCTGCCGCCGTTCATCGCGACCCTCGGGATGATGGGGATCACCCGAGGCATCGCGTTCATCATCACCCAGGGACAATACTTCGACGTGTCGAGCCGGCTGATCGGCGGCTGGCGACCGTTCGGACTGCCGGCCGATTGGGTCGCGCCGATCATCTTGATCGGGCTCGCCCTCGTCTTCCAGTTTCTGATGACCGCCTTCCAGTGGGGACGCAGTGTCTTCGCCGTCGGCGGCAACGAGACGGCGGCGCTCTTCTCCGGCGTCGCGGTCGGCCGGGTCAAAACGTCGGTCTACGTGGTTTCGGGCATCCTTGCCGCCATGTCCGGCGTGGTGCTGGTCCTGGTGCAGGGACAGGGCAAGGCGGATCTGGCAAACGGCTACGAGCTGGATATCATTGCCTCGGCCGTCGTCGGCGGCGCGAGCCTCTCCGGCGGCCGCGGCTCGGTCGTCGGCGCCGTGCTCGGAACGCTGATCTTCGGCGTGCTGCGTAACGCGCTGCCGCAGATTCCCGGCGCGACGTTCTACGATCGGCTCATCGTCGGACTGGTCGTCATCGTCATCGTCGTCGTCGACCAGCTGCTGTTGAAGAAACGCGGGTGA
- a CDS encoding sugar-binding protein, whose protein sequence is MRKALLTGVMAVAAIAAACGGAKNDAGKVPDKLRFMIIPKSLDIPVFNYAKVGAERQAKEYGNVEILWNAPASPDQLKQKEILESAITQHVDGIAISSLNGDFLTETINKAIDAGIPVTTWDSDAPKSKRYAFYGVDDLASGRIMGEEAVRLLGGKGKVAIITSVGASNLQQRLDGIKEALAKAPGIQIVETYDIKEDTVRCAEFIAAGTTRYPDLAAWLSTGGWPVFTRNATAPVDPAKTKFISFDTIEPALSLLREGKVTVLVGQKYFGWGSESVKLLYDIKHGKMPASPIIDSGVDVVTKENVDDYVTKWKKMESGS, encoded by the coding sequence ATGCGTAAGGCGTTGCTGACCGGAGTGATGGCTGTGGCGGCAATTGCCGCCGCCTGCGGCGGGGCGAAGAACGATGCCGGGAAGGTGCCCGACAAGCTGCGGTTCATGATCATTCCGAAGTCGCTCGACATCCCGGTGTTCAACTACGCCAAGGTCGGCGCCGAGCGCCAGGCGAAGGAATACGGCAACGTCGAGATCCTGTGGAACGCGCCGGCCTCGCCCGATCAGCTGAAGCAGAAGGAGATCCTCGAGTCGGCGATCACGCAGCACGTGGACGGGATCGCGATCTCGTCGCTCAACGGCGACTTCCTGACCGAGACGATCAACAAGGCGATCGACGCCGGCATCCCTGTGACAACGTGGGATTCCGACGCGCCGAAGTCGAAGCGCTATGCCTTCTACGGCGTCGACGATCTGGCGTCCGGACGCATCATGGGCGAGGAGGCCGTCCGGCTGCTCGGCGGCAAGGGCAAGGTAGCGATCATCACCAGCGTCGGCGCCAGCAACCTGCAGCAGCGGCTCGACGGCATCAAGGAAGCGCTCGCCAAGGCGCCCGGCATCCAGATCGTCGAGACCTACGACATCAAGGAGGACACGGTGCGCTGCGCCGAGTTCATCGCCGCCGGCACGACCCGCTATCCCGACTTGGCGGCGTGGCTCTCGACCGGCGGCTGGCCCGTGTTCACCCGCAACGCCACGGCCCCGGTCGACCCCGCGAAGACGAAGTTCATCTCGTTCGATACGATCGAGCCGGCGCTGTCGCTGCTGCGCGAGGGCAAGGTCACCGTCCTGGTCGGTCAGAAGTATTTCGGCTGGGGCAGCGAGTCGGTGAAGCTGCTCTACGACATCAAGCACGGCAAGATGCCCGCTTCTCCGATCATCGACTCCGGCGTCGACGTGGTCACCAAGGAGAACGTCGACGACTACGTCACGAAGTGGAAGAAGATGGAGAGCGGATCGTAG
- a CDS encoding HAD family phosphatase, with protein MSVPSRPSAVLWDLDGTLVDSEEFHWQAWRDILAPEGLSISYEQFLASFGRKNDPIMREWLGSGYTPERSAQLADTKEAEYRRLVAAHGLTPLPGARDWLTRLHEAGWKQAIVTSAPRANAEVMLRALDVDHVFETVVTAEDVTAGKPDPEVFLTGARRLGVPPSRAIVVEDAAMGIEGARRAGIKCVGVNGRVPLPADVVVKSLVDLPPDAFDRLLG; from the coding sequence ATGAGCGTTCCTTCGCGTCCTTCTGCAGTCTTATGGGATCTGGACGGCACGCTGGTCGATTCCGAGGAGTTTCACTGGCAGGCCTGGCGCGACATCCTCGCGCCGGAGGGGCTGTCCATCAGCTACGAGCAGTTCCTCGCCAGCTTCGGCAGGAAGAACGATCCGATCATGCGTGAGTGGCTCGGCTCGGGCTATACGCCGGAGCGATCGGCGCAGCTCGCCGATACCAAAGAAGCCGAGTACCGCCGGCTCGTCGCCGCGCACGGCCTGACGCCGCTCCCCGGCGCGCGCGACTGGCTGACCCGGCTGCACGAGGCCGGCTGGAAGCAGGCCATCGTCACGTCGGCGCCGCGCGCCAACGCCGAGGTGATGCTGCGCGCGCTCGACGTCGACCACGTGTTCGAGACGGTGGTGACGGCCGAGGACGTGACGGCGGGGAAGCCGGATCCGGAAGTCTTTCTCACCGGCGCCAGGCGGCTCGGTGTGCCTCCGTCGCGGGCGATCGTCGTCGAGGACGCGGCCATGGGGATCGAAGGCGCGCGCCGCGCCGGCATCAAGTGCGTCGGCGTCAACGGCCGCGTGCCGCTGCCCGCCGACGTGGTGGTCAAGTCGCTGGTCGATCTGCCGCCAGACGCGTTCGATCGACTGCTCGGGTAG
- the araD gene encoding L-ribulose-5-phosphate 4-epimerase AraD, which translates to MQLRDVVFRANRRLAETGLVLGTFGNVSAVDRRAGVMMIKPSGVPYERLTAKDMVAVSLGSGKVIAGKLRPSSDTPTHLALYLAFPSIGGIVHTHSEYATVFAQARLPIRCMGTTHADYFYGDIPVTRPMREAEIERDYEINTGGVIVETFTEQKLSPDAMPAVLVANHGPFTWGKDPFEAIERAEALEFVARLEWKVRALNPDAPRPDPCLVDKHHGRKHGPDAYYGQEKEGKDAKDTKGRRAR; encoded by the coding sequence TTGCAACTGCGTGACGTGGTCTTCCGCGCCAACCGGCGCCTCGCTGAAACCGGACTGGTGTTGGGTACGTTCGGCAACGTCTCGGCGGTCGATCGCCGCGCCGGCGTGATGATGATCAAGCCGAGCGGCGTGCCCTACGAGCGTCTGACCGCGAAGGACATGGTCGCCGTGTCGCTCGGGAGCGGCAAGGTCATCGCGGGCAAGCTGCGCCCCTCGTCCGATACCCCGACGCACCTGGCGCTGTATCTGGCGTTTCCCTCGATCGGCGGCATCGTTCACACCCACTCGGAGTATGCGACGGTCTTCGCGCAGGCGCGCCTGCCGATCCGCTGCATGGGCACCACGCACGCCGACTATTTCTATGGCGACATTCCGGTGACGCGCCCGATGCGCGAGGCGGAGATCGAGCGCGACTACGAGATCAACACCGGCGGCGTCATCGTCGAAACATTCACGGAGCAGAAGCTGTCGCCCGACGCGATGCCGGCCGTGCTGGTAGCCAATCACGGTCCGTTCACCTGGGGCAAAGATCCGTTCGAGGCGATCGAGCGCGCCGAGGCGCTCGAGTTCGTCGCGCGGCTGGAGTGGAAGGTGCGCGCCCTCAATCCCGACGCGCCCCGGCCCGACCCGTGTCTCGTCGACAAGCATCACGGCCGCAAGCACGGGCCCGACGCCTACTATGGTCAAGAAAAGGAAGGGAAGGACGCGAAGGACACGAAGGGGCGTCGCGCCAGATGA
- a CDS encoding ribulokinase: MATYTIGIDYGTNSVRAVIVNTTDGSVAGARVFDYPSGDHGVLLDPKQPHLARQNPADYIEGLRAAVAGALAEAETATGAFSRDQVIGIGVDTTGSTPLPIDAQARPLAIDPAWQTNLAAHAWLWKDHTSAAEAVALTEIARSYNPELLAPIGGTYSSEWWWSKIWHCLKVAPDVFDAAASWVELADFVPAVLAGVTDPRAIVRCICAAGHKAMYSDGWGGLPPKAFLTRLDPKLAELRDRLYDRALPPGTPAGALSANWAREFRLREGIAIAMGGFDAHYGAVGSGIRTGTLVKIIGTSTCDCAIAPASTPMADVPGICGIVNGSIMPGYYGIEAGQSAVGDLLNWWVDGICDGDDSLHVSLSTEAAALKPGESGLVALDWNNGNRTILVDTRLTGLILGQTLHTTRAEVYRALIEGTAFGARAIVERMREYGVPIERVVCCGGIAEKNAVFMQIYADVIGQPMLIAGSPQTPALGSAVSAAVTAGAKAGGYDSWTDAQDRMTTIKAKRFEPRPDARVVYDELYGIYRELHDAFGLPAEASAKVGGGAGARTDLGSLMKRLLALKEKTVVATA; encoded by the coding sequence ATGGCCACCTATACCATCGGCATCGACTACGGCACCAATTCCGTCCGCGCCGTCATCGTCAACACCACCGACGGCAGCGTGGCCGGCGCCCGCGTCTTCGATTACCCGAGCGGCGATCACGGCGTGCTGCTCGACCCGAAGCAGCCCCACCTGGCGCGGCAGAACCCGGCCGATTACATCGAAGGTCTGCGAGCGGCCGTCGCAGGGGCGCTTGCGGAGGCCGAGACCGCCACCGGCGCGTTCAGCCGCGACCAGGTGATCGGCATCGGGGTCGATACGACCGGCTCGACGCCGCTTCCGATCGACGCTCAGGCTCGGCCGCTGGCGATCGATCCCGCGTGGCAGACGAACCTCGCCGCACACGCCTGGCTCTGGAAGGACCACACGTCAGCGGCCGAGGCGGTCGCTCTCACCGAGATCGCCAGGTCCTACAATCCGGAACTGCTCGCGCCGATCGGCGGCACCTACTCGTCCGAGTGGTGGTGGTCGAAGATCTGGCATTGCCTGAAGGTGGCCCCGGACGTGTTCGACGCAGCGGCGAGCTGGGTCGAGCTGGCCGACTTCGTCCCCGCCGTCCTCGCCGGCGTCACCGATCCGCGCGCCATCGTCCGATGCATCTGCGCCGCCGGCCACAAGGCGATGTACTCTGACGGCTGGGGAGGGCTGCCGCCGAAGGCGTTCCTGACGCGGCTCGACCCGAAGCTCGCTGAGTTGCGCGACCGGCTCTACGACAGGGCGCTGCCGCCGGGCACCCCGGCCGGCGCGCTGAGCGCGAACTGGGCGCGCGAATTCAGGCTGCGCGAAGGCATCGCCATCGCGATGGGCGGCTTCGACGCGCACTACGGCGCGGTCGGGTCCGGCATTCGCACTGGCACGCTCGTCAAGATCATCGGCACCTCCACCTGCGACTGCGCGATCGCGCCGGCGTCCACGCCGATGGCCGACGTCCCCGGCATCTGCGGCATCGTCAACGGCTCGATCATGCCCGGCTACTACGGCATCGAAGCGGGGCAATCGGCCGTCGGCGACCTGCTCAACTGGTGGGTCGACGGTATTTGCGACGGAGACGACTCGCTCCACGTGTCGCTGTCCACCGAGGCCGCTGCCCTGAAGCCGGGGGAGTCGGGGCTCGTCGCGCTCGACTGGAACAACGGCAACCGTACGATCCTCGTCGACACTCGGCTGACCGGGCTGATCCTCGGCCAGACGCTGCACACCACCCGCGCCGAGGTCTACCGCGCGCTGATCGAAGGGACGGCGTTCGGCGCCCGCGCCATCGTCGAGCGCATGCGCGAATACGGGGTGCCGATTGAGCGCGTCGTGTGCTGCGGCGGCATTGCCGAGAAGAACGCCGTCTTCATGCAGATCTACGCCGACGTCATCGGCCAGCCGATGCTGATCGCGGGTTCGCCGCAGACGCCGGCGCTCGGCTCAGCCGTGTCCGCGGCGGTCACCGCGGGCGCGAAGGCCGGGGGCTACGACTCATGGACCGACGCGCAGGATCGCATGACGACGATCAAGGCGAAGCGCTTCGAGCCGAGGCCCGACGCCAGGGTCGTGTACGATGAGTTGTATGGGATCTATCGCGAGCTGCACGACGCGTTTGGCTTGCCCGCCGAAGCCTCGGCGAAGGTGGGCGGCGGCGCCGGCGCCCGAACGGATCTGGGCTCGCTGATGAAGCGTCTGCTCGCGCTCAAGGAGAAAACGGTCGTTGCAACTGCGTGA